One Siniperca chuatsi isolate FFG_IHB_CAS linkage group LG8, ASM2008510v1, whole genome shotgun sequence DNA segment encodes these proteins:
- the mospd1 gene encoding motile sperm domain-containing protein 1, with product MQQQHRQPELVEGSLPVFVFPTELIFYADEQTSHKQVLTLYNPYEFALKFKVLCTAPNKYTVVDATGAVKPQCCVDIVIRHRDVRACHYGVYDKFRLQVSEQSQRKALGRKEVTATLRPSASQEPPSPRPQDEERRIKEQFADSEFFEQTAFQTESRPVAGGPSLLTVLLGLVCMAALMLPTLGEQESTVPVYLHLSVNKKLVAAYVLGLLTMVILRT from the exons atgcagcagcagcatcgaCAGCCTGAGCTGGTGGAAGGAAGCCTTCCTGTGTTCGTGTTCCCCACTGAGCTCATCTTCTACGCAGATGAGCAGACGTCTCACAAGCAGGTGCTCACCCTCTACAACCCCTATGAGTTCGCCCTCAAGTTTAAAG tGCTGTGCACAGCGCCAAACAAGTACACTGTGGTGGATGCCACCGGAGCTGTCAAGCCACAGTGTTGTGTTGACat AGTAATCAGACACAGAGATGTGCGTGCATGCCATTATGGGGTGTACGACAAGTTCCGACTGCAGGTGTCGGAGCAGAGTCAGCGGAAAGCTCTGGGTCGCAAAGAGGTGACGGCTACGCTCCGTCCCTCAGCCTCACAGGAGCCGCCCAGCCCCCGGCCACAAGATGAGGAACGCAGAATCAAAGAGCAGTTTGCTGACAGCGAGTTTTTTGAACAGACTGCATTTCAGACAG AGAGCCGTCCTGTTGCTGGAGGCCCCAGTCTGCTGACGGTGCTGCTTGGGCTGGTGTGTATGGCCGCCCTGATGCTCCCGACCCTGGGGGAGCAAGAATCTACTGTGCCTGTCTACCTCCACTTAAGTGTTAACAAGAAACTTGTAGCTGCTTATGTTCTCG GTCTTCTTACAATGGTCATCCTACGCACATGA
- the pabir2 gene encoding protein FAM122B, which yields MNNSGVFPQEKMELDLEIPSSLVQTDGHLRRSNSAPMINGLSDNTQVFQREVLRSRRNSTTVVNRPNMVPSSPIRVPSTRLHQIKQEEGVDVMNRETAHEREVQAAMQMSQSWEESLSLSDNDEKSASSSPKRIDFVPVSPAPSPTRGIGKKQCFSPSLQILVSSNGLTPSPIPSPTRRFSRRSQSPINCIRASILGPMKRKGEMETESQPKRLFQGTTTMLSSDVSNLSDLSSCHSPDLLDGSLSSVGSSTDSPGKMDGVSPSSSSNSPFASLQDLSPK from the exons ATGAACAATTCAGGAGTCTTTCCACAAGAAAAGATGGAGCTGGATCTGGAAATCCCATCTTCGTTAGTTCAGACCGATGGACACTTGAGAAGATCCAACAGCGCACCCATGATAAATGGCTTAAG TGATAACACCCAAGTGTTCCAGAGAGAGGTCCTGCGTAGCCGGAGAAATAGCACTACAGTTGTCAACAGGCCCAACATG GTCCCTTCGTCGCCTATTCGAGTCCCCAGCACCAGACTTCATCAGATAAAACAA GAAGAGGGTGTAGACGTGATGAACAGAGAAACCGCTCATGAGCG GGAAGTTCAAGCCGCCATGCAAATGAGCCAGTCCTGGGAAGAAAGCCTTAGTCTG AGTGACAACGATGAGAAGTCGGCATCTTCGTCTCCAAAGCGCATCGACTTTGTGCCTGTGTCGCCCGCCCCGTCCCCAACCAGAGGGATAGGAAAAAAG CAGTGTTTCTCTCCTTCCCTACAAATCCTTGTGAGCAGCAATGGCCTCACACCCAGCCCAATACCCAGCCCAACGCGCCGCTTCAG CCGACGGAGTCAAAGCCCAATCAACTGCATCAGAGCCAGCATACTTGGGCCAATGAAACGCAAAG gtgagatggagacagagagtcAGCCTAAGAGGCTCTTCCAGGGAACCACCACCATGCTGTCCTCTGATGTCTCCAACCTGTCAGATCTCAGCTCCTG TCACTCTCCAGATTTGTTAGATGGCAGCCTCAGCAGCGTCGGCTCCTCCACAGACTCTCCAGGCAAAATGGACGGAGTGTCGCCCTCCTCGTCCAGCAACTCACCCTTCGCTTCCCTCCAGGATTTGTCCCCAAAGTGA